One Pelodiscus sinensis isolate JC-2024 chromosome 25, ASM4963464v1, whole genome shotgun sequence DNA window includes the following coding sequences:
- the YTHDF2 gene encoding YTH domain-containing family protein 2 isoform X2 has protein sequence MSASSLLEQRPKGQGNKVQNGSVHQKDGLNDDDFEPYLSPQARPNNAYTAMSDSYLPSYYSPSIGFSYSLGEAAWSTGGDPPMPYLTSYGQLSNGEPHFLPDAMFGQPGALSSTPFLGQHGFNFFPSGIDFSAWGNNSSQGQSTQSSGYSSNYAYAPSSLGGAMIDGQSAFANETLNKAPGMNTIDQGMAALKLGSTDVASNVPKVVGSAVGSGSITSNIVASNSLPPATIAPPKPTSWADIASKPAKQQPKLKTKNGIAGSSLPPPPIKHNMDIGTWDNKGPVAKAHSQALVQNIGQQPPQVSPQPVGQQINNSPPVAQASPGQQPQPLPPPPPQPAQLPVQQQAAQPTRWVAPRNRGSGFGQNGVDGNGVGQSQANSGSTPSEPHPVLEKLRSINNYNPKDFDWNPKHGRVFIIKSYSEDDIHRSIKYNIWCSTEHGNKRLDAAYRSMNGKGPVYLLFSVNGSGHFCGVAEMKSAVDYNTCAGVWSQDKWKGRFDVRWIFVKDVPNSQLRHIRLENNENKPVTNSRDTQEVPLEKAKQVLKIIATYKHTTSIFDDFSHYEKRQEEEENVKKLILLRIPATEICWGNRFL, from the exons ATGTCGGCCAGCAGCCTCCTGGAGCAG AGACCCAAGGGCCAAGGCAACAAAG TGCAAAATGGATCTGTGCACCAGAAGGATGGATTAAATGATGATGACTTTGAACCCTATTTGAGCCCTCAGGCCAGGCCG AATAACGCTTACACTGCAATGTCTGACTCCTACTTGCCAAGTTACTACAGTCCATCCATTGGATTTTCCTACTCGTTAGGCGAAGCTGCCTGGTCTACAGGGGGTGATCCACCCATGCCCTATTTAACATCGTATGGACAGCTCAGCAATGGAGAGCCTCACTTCCTCCCAGATGCAATGTTTGGGCAGCCAGGGGCCCTGAGCAGCACTCCGTTTCTTGGGCAGCATGGCTTTAACTTCTTTCCGAGTGGAATTGACTTTTCTGCTTGGGGAAATAACAGTTCTCAGGGACAGTCCACTCAAAGCTCTGGATATAGTAGCAATTATGCTTATGCACCAAGCTCCCTGGGTGGAGCCATGATTGATGGACAGTCTGCTTTTGCCAATGAGACTCTGAATAAGGCTCCTGGTATGAATACCATAGACCAAGGGATGGCAGCATTGAAGTTGGGGAGCACAGATGTTGCAAGCAATGTCCCAAAAGTTGTTGGTTCTGCTGTTGGGAGTGGTTCCATTACCAGTAATATTGTGGCATCTAACAGTTTGCCTCCTGCTACCATTGCTCCTCCAAAACCAACATCCTGGGCTGATATTGCTAGCAAACCTGCAAAGCAGCAGCCTAAGCTGAAGACCAAGAATGGTATTGCAGGTTCAAGTCTTCCACCACCTCCGATAAAACATAACATGGATATTGGAACTTGGGATAACAAAGGGCCAGTGGCAAAAGCGCATTCCCAGGCTTTGGTTCAGAATATTGGTCAGCAGCCCCCCCAAGTGTCCCCTCAGCCAGTGGGTCAGCAGATCAATAATAGCCCACCTGTGGCCCAGGCTTCACCTGGCCAacagccgcagcccctgcccccaccaccaccacaaccagCCCAACTTCCGGTGCAGCAACAGGCAGCTCAGCCCACTCGCTGGGTTGCACCTCGTAACCGTGGCAGTGGGTTTGGCCAAAATGGAGTGGATGGTAATGGAGTGGGACAGTCTCAAGCCAATTCTGGTTCCACTCCTTCGGAACCGCACCCAGTGTTGGAGAAGTTGAGATCCATCAACAACTACAACCCCAAGGATTTTGACTGGAACCCAAAACATGGCCGAGTTTTCATCATTAAGAGTTACTCTGAGGACGATATCCACCGTTCCATTAAATATAACATCTGGTGCAGTACAGAGCATGGCAACAAGAGACTGGATGCTGCTTATCGCTCCATGAACGGGAAAGGCCCCGTTTACTTACTGTTCAGTGTCAATGGCAGTGGTCACTTCTGCGGAGTGGCAGAAATGAAGTCTGCTGTGGACTACAACACGTGTGCAGGTGTGTGGTCCCAGGACAAATGGAAGGGACGTTTTGATGTCAGGTGGATTTTTGTGAAGGACGTTCCCAACAGCCAGCTGCGACACATCCGCCTAGAGAACAACGAGAATAAACCAGTGACCAACTCCAGGGACACTCAGGAAGTGCCTCTGGAAAAGGCTAAGCAGGTGTTGAAAATCATTGCCACCTATAAGCACACCACCTCCATCTTTGATGACTTCTCACACTATGAGAAacgccaggaggaggaggaaaatgttAAAAAG TTAATCCTTTTAAGAATTCCTGCAACCGAGATATGTTGGGGTAACAGATTTCTTTAG
- the YTHDF2 gene encoding YTH domain-containing family protein 2 isoform X1, whose product MSASSLLEQRPKGQGNKVQNGSVHQKDGLNDDDFEPYLSPQARPNNAYTAMSDSYLPSYYSPSIGFSYSLGEAAWSTGGDPPMPYLTSYGQLSNGEPHFLPDAMFGQPGALSSTPFLGQHGFNFFPSGIDFSAWGNNSSQGQSTQSSGYSSNYAYAPSSLGGAMIDGQSAFANETLNKAPGMNTIDQGMAALKLGSTDVASNVPKVVGSAVGSGSITSNIVASNSLPPATIAPPKPTSWADIASKPAKQQPKLKTKNGIAGSSLPPPPIKHNMDIGTWDNKGPVAKAHSQALVQNIGQQPPQVSPQPVGQQINNSPPVAQASPGQQPQPLPPPPPQPAQLPVQQQAAQPTRWVAPRNRGSGFGQNGVDGNGVGQSQANSGSTPSEPHPVLEKLRSINNYNPKDFDWNPKHGRVFIIKSYSEDDIHRSIKYNIWCSTEHGNKRLDAAYRSMNGKGPVYLLFSVNGSGHFCGVAEMKSAVDYNTCAGVWSQDKWKGRFDVRWIFVKDVPNSQLRHIRLENNENKPVTNSRDTQEVPLEKAKQVLKIIATYKHTTSIFDDFSHYEKRQEEEENVKKERQGRVK is encoded by the exons ATGTCGGCCAGCAGCCTCCTGGAGCAG AGACCCAAGGGCCAAGGCAACAAAG TGCAAAATGGATCTGTGCACCAGAAGGATGGATTAAATGATGATGACTTTGAACCCTATTTGAGCCCTCAGGCCAGGCCG AATAACGCTTACACTGCAATGTCTGACTCCTACTTGCCAAGTTACTACAGTCCATCCATTGGATTTTCCTACTCGTTAGGCGAAGCTGCCTGGTCTACAGGGGGTGATCCACCCATGCCCTATTTAACATCGTATGGACAGCTCAGCAATGGAGAGCCTCACTTCCTCCCAGATGCAATGTTTGGGCAGCCAGGGGCCCTGAGCAGCACTCCGTTTCTTGGGCAGCATGGCTTTAACTTCTTTCCGAGTGGAATTGACTTTTCTGCTTGGGGAAATAACAGTTCTCAGGGACAGTCCACTCAAAGCTCTGGATATAGTAGCAATTATGCTTATGCACCAAGCTCCCTGGGTGGAGCCATGATTGATGGACAGTCTGCTTTTGCCAATGAGACTCTGAATAAGGCTCCTGGTATGAATACCATAGACCAAGGGATGGCAGCATTGAAGTTGGGGAGCACAGATGTTGCAAGCAATGTCCCAAAAGTTGTTGGTTCTGCTGTTGGGAGTGGTTCCATTACCAGTAATATTGTGGCATCTAACAGTTTGCCTCCTGCTACCATTGCTCCTCCAAAACCAACATCCTGGGCTGATATTGCTAGCAAACCTGCAAAGCAGCAGCCTAAGCTGAAGACCAAGAATGGTATTGCAGGTTCAAGTCTTCCACCACCTCCGATAAAACATAACATGGATATTGGAACTTGGGATAACAAAGGGCCAGTGGCAAAAGCGCATTCCCAGGCTTTGGTTCAGAATATTGGTCAGCAGCCCCCCCAAGTGTCCCCTCAGCCAGTGGGTCAGCAGATCAATAATAGCCCACCTGTGGCCCAGGCTTCACCTGGCCAacagccgcagcccctgcccccaccaccaccacaaccagCCCAACTTCCGGTGCAGCAACAGGCAGCTCAGCCCACTCGCTGGGTTGCACCTCGTAACCGTGGCAGTGGGTTTGGCCAAAATGGAGTGGATGGTAATGGAGTGGGACAGTCTCAAGCCAATTCTGGTTCCACTCCTTCGGAACCGCACCCAGTGTTGGAGAAGTTGAGATCCATCAACAACTACAACCCCAAGGATTTTGACTGGAACCCAAAACATGGCCGAGTTTTCATCATTAAGAGTTACTCTGAGGACGATATCCACCGTTCCATTAAATATAACATCTGGTGCAGTACAGAGCATGGCAACAAGAGACTGGATGCTGCTTATCGCTCCATGAACGGGAAAGGCCCCGTTTACTTACTGTTCAGTGTCAATGGCAGTGGTCACTTCTGCGGAGTGGCAGAAATGAAGTCTGCTGTGGACTACAACACGTGTGCAGGTGTGTGGTCCCAGGACAAATGGAAGGGACGTTTTGATGTCAGGTGGATTTTTGTGAAGGACGTTCCCAACAGCCAGCTGCGACACATCCGCCTAGAGAACAACGAGAATAAACCAGTGACCAACTCCAGGGACACTCAGGAAGTGCCTCTGGAAAAGGCTAAGCAGGTGTTGAAAATCATTGCCACCTATAAGCACACCACCTCCATCTTTGATGACTTCTCACACTATGAGAAacgccaggaggaggaggaaaatgttAAAAAG